One window of the Litorilinea aerophila genome contains the following:
- a CDS encoding SIS domain-containing protein: MHEYELDDLTHLQRYDRTRLLERAGQHDLRVDAIATAVAQAADRLEPSYAAGSAPLVVLALPAELSGIGRALVSLLSHHFGQPLWLWQPDLPLDSLPRGALFLSALPGSGQGALTQGGPGQGTLVDLTAWISAEHHPAQTFLVLLGLLRRLAGPVDAKIDETTLEALLSFPGSQLWPAHCAPDVPLRDNPAKQLAWHLHERVPLFWGEGPLAGVAVDWALRYQWYAEAMALGASSGEMARMHVMARLPRYWPNTVSLVRLQHGPASPSGSAETLDYIFRRRRFTARVVSAPADLPLPAAMVHLLALGEWVALYAAILANVDPADRVPLQLLEPPGNEI, from the coding sequence ATGCATGAATACGAACTGGACGACCTGACCCACCTCCAGCGCTATGATCGTACCCGGCTGTTGGAGCGGGCCGGCCAGCATGACCTTCGTGTCGACGCCATTGCAACGGCGGTGGCCCAGGCCGCCGACCGGCTGGAGCCGTCCTACGCGGCCGGCAGTGCGCCGCTGGTGGTCTTGGCCCTGCCCGCCGAGTTGAGCGGCATTGGCCGGGCCCTCGTCTCGCTCCTTTCCCACCACTTCGGCCAACCCCTGTGGCTCTGGCAGCCGGACCTTCCCCTGGATTCTCTGCCCCGGGGTGCCCTGTTCTTGTCGGCCCTGCCGGGCTCCGGCCAGGGTGCCCTGACCCAGGGTGGGCCGGGCCAGGGCACCCTGGTGGATCTGACGGCGTGGATCAGCGCCGAACATCATCCCGCCCAGACCTTCCTGGTCCTGCTGGGCCTCCTGCGCCGGCTGGCCGGCCCAGTGGATGCGAAGATTGACGAAACAACGCTGGAAGCCCTGCTTTCGTTCCCGGGAAGTCAGCTCTGGCCGGCCCACTGTGCCCCAGACGTTCCCCTGCGGGACAACCCGGCCAAGCAGCTGGCCTGGCACCTCCACGAGCGGGTGCCTCTGTTCTGGGGGGAGGGACCCCTGGCTGGCGTGGCGGTGGACTGGGCGCTGCGGTACCAGTGGTATGCCGAGGCCATGGCCCTGGGCGCGTCCAGCGGGGAGATGGCGCGCATGCACGTCATGGCCCGGCTGCCCCGCTACTGGCCCAATACGGTCAGCCTGGTCCGCCTGCAACATGGCCCTGCTTCTCCTTCAGGGTCGGCCGAGACCCTGGACTACATCTTTCGGCGCCGGCGTTTCACTGCCCGGGTCGTCTCTGCGCCGGCGGATCTCCCCCTGCCTGCGGCCATGGTCCATCTGTTGGCCCTGGGCGAATGGGTGGCCCTCTACGCCGCCATCCTGGCCAACGTGGACCCGGCGGATCGGGTGCCGCTTCAGCTTCTGGAGCCGCCTGGAAACGAGATCTGA
- a CDS encoding SWIM zinc finger family protein, producing the protein MMDSIASRIIKARQYAQERDRRIRVHSFEVELHGEHANHVITYDEGNWRCDCEDFQLRGVCAHIMAMEEILGDSVETATVHTPQVE; encoded by the coding sequence ATGATGGATTCAATTGCCAGCAGAATCATCAAGGCTCGCCAGTATGCTCAAGAGCGGGACCGCCGCATCCGTGTCCACAGCTTTGAGGTAGAACTTCACGGCGAGCACGCCAACCATGTGATCACCTACGACGAAGGCAACTGGCGCTGTGACTGTGAGGACTTCCAGCTTCGCGGGGTCTGCGCCCACATCATGGCCATGGAGGAGATCCTGGGCGATTCGGTGGAGACGGCCACCGTACACACGCCCCAGGTAGAGTAA
- a CDS encoding lysylphosphatidylglycerol synthase transmembrane domain-containing protein: protein MKRYGQLLVGVLISVFFIYLALPGLHLPEVARSLRTANYWWILPGIAVYFGGLWARSWRWHYTLRHLKPVPVSRLYPLICIGYFGNNVYPFRAGEIIRSYVLRRKEGIPISSSLATVLIERVFDGLVMLLFVFLALPFAPLPATYRNLVVLLTLMMVMAAAIFVWMASRPERVVRVYGWLAGRVLPARVRLRTDDLYTRFLHGLQSLSSSRDVVMIFATSVVIWLMETVKYWFVMHAFPFHVSFLVLMLMNGLVNLATTLPSAPGYIGTFDTPGIETLAAFQVDRNLAASYTFTLHAALWIPVTAVGAYYFWREHLHWRDFSQPQPQMADGMDPVAD from the coding sequence TTGAAGCGATACGGACAGTTGCTGGTCGGGGTATTGATCAGCGTTTTTTTCATTTATCTGGCATTGCCGGGCCTCCACTTGCCCGAAGTAGCCCGGTCCCTGCGCACGGCCAACTACTGGTGGATCCTGCCTGGTATCGCCGTCTACTTTGGGGGGCTGTGGGCACGGAGCTGGCGCTGGCACTACACCTTGCGCCACTTGAAGCCGGTGCCGGTCTCCCGGCTGTATCCCCTCATCTGCATTGGCTACTTCGGCAACAACGTCTACCCCTTCAGAGCCGGCGAGATTATCCGCTCGTACGTCCTGCGCCGCAAGGAGGGCATTCCCATCTCGTCCAGCCTGGCCACGGTCCTCATCGAGCGGGTTTTCGACGGCCTGGTGATGCTGCTCTTCGTCTTCCTGGCCCTGCCCTTCGCGCCCCTGCCGGCCACCTACCGCAACCTGGTAGTCCTCTTGACCCTGATGATGGTGATGGCCGCCGCCATCTTCGTCTGGATGGCTTCCCGGCCGGAGCGGGTGGTGCGGGTCTATGGCTGGCTGGCCGGGCGGGTGCTGCCGGCACGGGTGCGGCTGCGCACGGATGATCTCTACACCCGTTTCCTCCACGGCCTCCAGAGTCTGAGCAGCAGCCGCGACGTGGTCATGATCTTTGCTACCAGCGTGGTGATCTGGCTGATGGAGACGGTGAAGTACTGGTTCGTGATGCATGCCTTTCCGTTTCACGTCTCCTTCCTGGTGCTGATGCTCATGAATGGTCTGGTCAACCTGGCCACCACCCTGCCCTCGGCGCCGGGCTACATCGGCACCTTTGACACGCCGGGCATCGAGACCCTGGCCGCCTTCCAGGTGGACCGGAACCTGGCCGCCAGCTACACCTTTACCCTGCACGCCGCGCTGTGGATCCCTGTCACCGCCGTGGGGGCGTATTATTTCTGGCGGGAGCATCTCCACTGGCGGGACTTCAGCCAGCCCCAGCCGCAGATGGCCGACGGAATGGATCCGGTCGCGGATTGA